Below is a window of Colletes latitarsis isolate SP2378_abdomen chromosome 5, iyColLati1, whole genome shotgun sequence DNA.
AATATATACTTTGTAGAGCGATAAAAATTCCTCGTCGGATCGCGATCGATCGATACATCGATTCGCTGGCTAATTTAAAAACTGAATTCTAAACCCTGTATTTTTCGGAGCACACGGTACAACAAATTACCAGGAAAAACAAATTTGAGCAATTTGTTCGCGCGTCGTCTCGTTTCAGCGGAATAAAAAGCATCGATATTTTCCTGCAACGTACGATTACGTGTGAGAATGCTTCCGGTATCAGCGATGCTTAATAATTCCCAAAGTTTGGCACAATACACGCATACGAAGTTCTCGTCGAATGAGAAAcgccaagaaaaaaaaaagaaaaaccgaGTCGATTATCTTCGATCGctatatataaaaattaacatattcctcgaaacgaacaaagtaaGTACAACGCCGCGTGGAATTATAAACAGAACGGAAGAGATCGTAACAGCTGAACAAGCCGTTTCAACCGTTTAGTGGCATTTCTCGCTGCCAAATCTCAACACTGAACATTGTTACGCAAACTACTTTCTGTAAGGCATACACACTAAGACTGCCTAGGCTGGACCAGGTTACTAGGTTGTTGCCTCCATCTCCTTCTGACGAcgttcaattttttcaaatagaaCTGCAGGGTCGAGCGATTAATGCCATACATCTCTGATGCCTGAGTGGTGCTAACCCCCTGCTGCAATATTGCCTCCAGGGACATTTTAACGGAGTCTAAACTATACTTTCTGCCCTGCTTGTTCGCCAGTGATTTAAGCAACGCGCCTACGTCAACGTCTGGGCGTGGCCGCCTCGTATTCGGCCCTTTTTTACATTCGAGGAAATGGGACGCCCAGACGGCaccgccgccaccaccacccAAATTCCCTCTCGACCGAGACCGCGCTCCCGCCCCCCCACCTGCAACGAGGAAACCCAAGCTAGTGTCGGCAAATCATTGCACGGCCCGATTTATACTTATACAATTAAACGAAACGTTCGCGAGGACTCAGTAAGTTTCATCAATCAAATGGTCCCTTTTAATCGTATTGCCAATATTGCTTTAAGAAACTCGAACGTATAAGGGCGATCTCCTCGTTTTCGGTAAGATGCCAGGGTAGAAAGCTCAGCTTCGATCCAAAGTTTCTTCTGGATGGAAGGTTTGCTACTGTCACTCGTATCCGTCATACGATATTGTTTAGATACGCATAGAGAGTTCACGGTACATATGAAAGCTAAATCTGGAGAAATCTGAGCAACTAGAGATTCGACGTGTGTGCGAAATTTGAAATCAGCTCGCCATTTGCGAGTATACCCTGTATTCCGCTACGTTACTAGCCAAACGAAACCATCGTTTAAATGAAAGCGTACGTTTGTGCAAACTTACCAGGATGTTGGGAGGGGTCGTGGGACGGTCCGGCTCTGTTATTATCTTGCTCCATTTCGTTTAGGTCATTCATATCGTCATCTAGCGTCAGATCTTCGACGCTCTCCTCCGGGTCTTCAAGATACTCAGATTTTGGCTCGATCAGACTATCATTTGGCTCTGGCTTTTCGAGTGGTAGCTGTACAAAGAGAAAGTATTTGATACACGAGTTTCTTCTTTTTCACTTACGATATCATAGACACGTAGAGACGGATGAACgtaaaataaaagaatataTTGTATCGCGCCGTTTCCACTCTATAAGACCAAATAAAAACGGAACCAAATAGAAGGATAAAGCACGACGTTCGTTACTCTTCCAACGCGCGAAAGAAACAGCACTACGGTGACTGCCTCCATTATACGTTGGTAAGCAACTCTCAAACGTGGTCACGCTGAGAAATCGATATTGAATTTCGCAACACGTACCTGTAGCATTTCGTCCGCCGGTTTCGTCAGCTGCGTCATTAAAGCTGACCTGCCAAGCGAATCTGTGGGATCTGCATGTACTTTTTCGTCAGCCACGGGTGCAATTCCAAGCGCAGGAACACCCATTTGCTGGGGCAAGTCACTGGAATTGGAGGCTTCATGGTTTTCTATTGTATCTTCACCGACGCTTCTTCTTCTAAACCTCTTTCTCTTCCTCGAAGTTGGACTTTGTGAGCCCTCTCTGCAAACGAAACAAGGACCGATCAATTAAATGCATTTCCAAAGCTTCGTTCGACGAATGAATGTGTATTTCCAATGTTCTTACCTCGAGGAGAGACCCTTAGGTAGTTGGGGACTGCCCGACTCTTCAGGCAGGTCCCCTACGGAACCTTGTGCCATAACCTGCCTAGGAACTTTGTTCTTTTCTATTGTAAGACCGGAAGACGCGTGTGGAATGTCTAACGACGGGGCCGTTGCTTGTGGAACGACCTTTTGTTGCCTTGTGTCCGTCTTACTGCTACCACCCGTTTTACTTTCTGAGAGACCCTTTATTTGTAGAGACTCCGCGGCCTTAAGAAGCGCTGCCAATTGGTCTTGGGAGATGTTTACTTCCCCCCTGTACATGTAGTCCATCATCGCTTTCAATTCTTTGAACTTAACATCTTTCAATATGAAGACTGGATGTTTGTCGTAGTGCTCGCTGAGGAGGCCCTACAATTAAAACATAACATACCCTTCAAGTATTTCATTCATCGTTAACTAATTCATTGTAAAACTAACGTAAATCGCGAAAACAATCTCCTCATGTAACGATTAGTGAATTCAAATACTTAAATCTAAACATGAtagtaaacgaaataattaaatattcccgAATAAATATATCAAGGATATTCAGAATCGGTATAAATTGTGTAAATTTTCCATTAGGCTAAGCTCAGCTTTCACTGTGGCATAATATTAGCAAAGGGAATTTAATTTCATGATCCAAGCTCAAATTGCAGAGGCACTGCATGTTCAAACACCCCCACCCATGTCAGggtaaaatcccagggcaagtgCCCTGGAAATCAGCCATCTTGCTTTCTCTGTATTGATCACGAGGAACCAGGAGGGGGTTTGGGCTTTCATTCCCCCTGCCTCTCAGGCATCTGCCCAGGCAACGTTCAACAAGGGCAGCCATCTTGTTTCAATTTCAGGTTCCCCCTTTCCCACAATTTGAATTCCAGTATTTGCTACAGATTCCAACCATGCTTAGTCAATGGAAATGAAACAAACTAATGACAAAAAGTCCAATCCCCGATTGCTCGTATTTTCTACCCTTTTGAAAAACGTTTACTTTTCAATGTATGACAAAATTGTAGTTGTACTTTTACGGTATATTCAACTTTAAAGCACGAAGTAACATTTAATGTAAATTTAACGTTTCCTTGATTTTCAATTCAACCGAACTCTACACCCTACTCATTAAACGAACATTACGTATGCTACTAAATCAAtagaagaaaaatatatttatgacaGAAACATGAACAGAATAATAAACTTACCTCAAAATAGGGACTGCACGCGGAAAGAACTACCTTATGGGCCTTTAAGTATTTCCCCTCCGCCGCCAGGGTGCAGTCAACCAGCGTCCCGCTTTCGAGAAGCGTGTCGAAGTTCTGAATTAATGTGCTTTGGTGGTTATTCCACCTAAGACAGAACTGCTGGTCGTCTTCCATGTTTCTGATTCAGTTCCCTCGTTTCTGTACAAGCAGAAGAAGACCCGTGGCGATGAGCAGACGGAACGACCCGATGTTCAATATCGACCGTGCCTAATGCTATCTAGCTTTTCTACGCCCGATTAACGCGAACATTGAGCCGGATAATTCCAAAATATACGGCAGAAATGATAAATTTTAACTATGTTCGCGATCGATACGCAACCGCGGCAAAAAGCTCCGCAAGGAAGCACCAAAGCTTCCAAAATGGCCGTACGATGCAAGCGCGTCGGTCGAATCGGTCTTCTGGCCTTTTCCTTTGTGCGTGTCCTCATAACGGTAATGGACGATTTGGTGGGGATGATGCAGGAGGACGCGCAAGCATCACGCATGCGCAGCTGCGCCCGTGCTGCGCGTTTGACTTGCGCACTGGCTCGAGGCCCCTGGAATTCAGGGGCGTCTGCTGGATTCACCGGTACCCTAACGATTATACCGAAATGCGGAAAAGTAAAACGCGATAAATCGAATATACGCACGAACTACACGATGGAACCCCTTTCAATTCGTTTGACAATGATGACAAATCAAATATTTCAGAAATATTACTATAATAAATTCTACAAATACAAGCATGACAATCTCCTATCATTCCAATTCTAAATACCCAAACCACTGATTCCCAAATATTCTTCGATCTATACATGATAACAAATTTTTGAACATTTATGTCTCGACAATAATTGTCCTTCGTTACATTACGGAAggtaaatataatatttgaaaCCATAAACGAAATTTGTCGCGGCCATTAGAAAACTACAAATTTGGAAGACCAGGGCGAAATGTAACAGTTTACGTCACCGCGGTTTACATCATTGACGCGCAATAAAACGGAAAATCGATTACTCGGTTCACATGCGCAACGCGTAAGTTTTAACCACGGGTGGGGAGGGGGGACaataatgcgaatgtacgcgtgAAAAGATTAATACGAAATAAAGCGAAGAGCATTCACTGCTTACGCGCGATTGCGTAATCTATTTATATTGTTATCTTGTATCGAATGTTACGTCAGATGGCGCCGAGCAACGTGTGTGAAACAAAACAAGTTAGCGACAGATAATTTTTTCAATCGCATCTACCGACCGGCGAAAAAGAACGATGCACTTTCCTTACACCGCCCCCGGAAACCACGAGAGGAGAGGAGACGTGGATCGCAATATGGCCGTCCGCGAGGTCGCGCCCGGACAAAATGGCGATAGAAGAAAAGCTCGCAAGGAAAAATATACAACCTAAAAGTTGACACCGATATTGAAATTTCCCGTTGAAAGTACCGTCTGGACAAACACAGGAAAATCGCAAACGCTTACTTCATCAGGGAATTTCGATCGAACGAAAACAAAACCGAACTGGTGTTTTCTCAAAAGTATATAGAGGATCCGCCCGCGCCATGTCACCCCACCTTAAAATTTTCCGGAATTTTCTTGCGAGCTCTGACGAAATAGCGAATTTTATGAATAACTATCTACGTGTTGTATCACTCACCTAATAAGGGGTATAAAACAATCTAATATCACAGCAACGGGATCGATGAAAAGTGAAAAACTGCGTAAGCGTCCAAGCTCGGCGTGCGCCTCGAGCGCTGCCCTTTTCAACAATGGCGTAGCACAACGCCTGCTTGCTTGCCTGTACATCGACCGTCAGAGAGCGCAGGCTTCCCCGGAAGAGGGCACGAGAGAAGAAAAAAACGAAGTAAACTATCGAGCATGCGCTCTACTCCCGAAAGCTATGATGGTCTCGCCGTGATTGGAAATTGCAACTAGAGGACGCTACAGATAAAACACTTTTCTATTTTGATTCAATAGTATACGTTAGCATGAAACTTTTAGTAAAAGAATCCAGCGATACATGAAAACAAGTACACGCCTCTCTCACTTTCTTACTAACAAAAATGCTGTATCTTCTAACGAACAGTAAGTAACAAACATGCTAACCAatcataacgaagaaaaataattgCGAACAAAACACATGTAGGTGACTTTCGTAGTGATTACATTTTACGAAATATAATCAACGTATCTGGTATCGTACAATGTATTTCGATAACAGGGCAAGTAGGTAATCGATCGTATCGAAGAAACTAGCAGATTTATCAAACTAAATACGCGGCATCGATCTTATTGTCACCCATAATTACGTAGCATTACAAGTAAACTATCTTGAATATAAATGAACGTTGTGAGAATGCATGTGTGTGCACATATATGTACACATGTGCGTATAAATAAGCAATTAAAATGAATTTActcacaataaaaaaaaaagtacaaagTGTCTTCAACGTCGTTAACCGGCCCTGGACCGCAACCTGGCACGCGTACGTAATGGCCGACTCTGTAGACTTGGCTAAGGCAAAATGGCGAaaactctcgaaaacgagctcggaaAATGCAAATTACTTTATTCGAAAAAGAGTTCTATTCGTCTGAATTTCGCAACAGACACTTGTTCCACGAAATTTTGAACACTTTCAATTACGTTTTTTTCACGAGAACACGCTTCAACGCGACAAAACCGCATCTTTGTTGGCATAGCATGGCGACCTGATTTTCCATAGACTTTTCCATGGACACTATTCGAAATAAAAGCTAACGACTAAAACGCAAGCCAATGTACTTATACGGATGTTACTCACCTATATTGGCACAGTCTAAATATCACAGGAGGAAAACTTGGAAAACTACACGTCCCGTCCTCAGCGTGCACTAACCGAGCGTCGTGGGTTCTTTTTACACAATGGCCGTGGTGCTACGCGTTAACGATCGACCCGCTCTGCAAGGGGATAACCGGGATGCACAGAAACAGTGTGCCCCTTGCACGGCGACGCGGCGCAGAAAAGTAAAACCAACGTTCTGCGCATCAAGATACGAATAGTGGGGCAAAGAGAACGGCCGTCTAAGCAGGGCCGTCGAAAGAATTTTAGAACCTAGTGACTATTTTTACGCGGCACGACACCGGACATATAAAAGGTAGGAACGCATCAATGAAAGTACAAAGTAATATTCGATCTCATTCGCTTTATTATCAATCCGTATAATGACAATTTGTATTCAGATCGCATTCGCAAATCAGATACAAATATATCGTGCTGTGCTGCATACACATTACAATGTACCGCTCGTAATTCAAAGTTATATCGATACAAGATGCTTTGCAACGTAAGAACACCTGATAATCATCGTTACTTGTCGCAATCTTCATTGCATTGGTTAAATTCTATTCAGCAACGAGAGGTTAGCAAGTTGCGGAACGATAAAGTTGATACAATCCTGATTTTTGCCGGTCTAACATCATGGCAATTCGTGAAGGTAGGGGTTCGCATGGACGTGGTGGGGATGAAGGCAGATTTCCGTTGAGGGGCGCGTTTATCGTGTAGCGCAGCCGAAGCGACAGGCGGGAGAGGCGAAAGGCGGCGCGGGAGAAGTGGAAAGCCGGGAAGAGAGAGCCGACGAAGGGAAGAATCGGGGTCCACAACAAAATCGCTTAATCGCTTTGCGCCACCGTCCGCAACGGAACACGGGCCGTCCGCCGCCATCACGGTGCCCCCTAGTGTGCATTTATgtctttctctttctccttCTCCTTCCCCTTGTCCGTCTCTCTCCTTGATTCGCTACGCCACTTCGTGCCGCGACGTTTTCACGGGCAAACCGAGAGAGTGACAGCTGCCAGTCGTCAGCGCGGTACGTGCTTTACGCGACGACTGACAATCGTCCGTGTGTTATCGCGTGAATACGCGTTTCGTGAGAATCGTTCGTAAAATATCATCTCGTGCGTGGTCGTGTACATCGAGTGTCATAACTACAAGCAAAAGTGAGTGTCTACCGCGGACCTTGGCACAAAGTTGCCAAAAATCGGCCGAACTTTTGCTCCGGCGGTGATTTTATTCGTGCGTCAGGTTGTCATGGTAAGGTAAGTGCAAAGACAGAATTTCTCAAATATAATACACGACGCGTACGGTACGTATCGCGATCCTCGAGTGCCCTTTTGTTCGATGGTAAATACAAAAGTAAACGTTTCTATAGTTTCCGCGATTCGTCATTGTCTTCTTGATGCGTCTCGCGTTGACTCGGCTCGATATAACATCCGTTTAGAGAAACGTTACGATTTTCATGCGTCGATAATACCGATACTCGATTCAATGAAATCTTTTCCGTGTTTATTAATTCCGCATCCGATTTACGCGTGCTCGCGCGTATTGTTTTGACTTTCGACTGTTCCCCCGTGTATCCCGCCCAGCTGGTCAGTCTGTCGGCGTGTGCGTACTCGCATAGGTGTGCGTGACAATGATCTACGACGTTTAACGACCTGTCGTACGGAGCGACGAATTAAACGACGTCCCTCCACGCGCGCCTCGTGGCTTCTCCATGAGGATTTGGAACACTTGCCGCGTGCACGTTCGAAACGCTGTCGTCGATTACGGTAGGTCACGTGCACGATAACTGTCCAATAATCAACGATTACGTATGCGCAGGAAACACTTATTTAATGTTTGCGCGTATTACACAGCTAAACACAAGGAAAACATAACCGTCGCTTTGTTTTCGCGTATATTTGCTCGTTGAACGTATCAGGAGAATATTTCCTCTAAATACAAATGTTACACTTCGTGTTTCACGATTAATATAATTTGATAAAGTTCTCAAAATTGTTATTATCGTTAcgcgtttgttttttttttagtttttgtTTTTAATCTACACGATGTCGTACATAGATTGATCGTTGTTCAGCTGTCAACGTCCACGCGCGTCCTCCTCGCTATGTTTAGAATAATAGAAAGTGATACGCCAAGCGTTTACAGACGCAGTATTTTATAACGATACATAACAAAGTACATTACGTAGATGTTTAAGGTAAAGACGCTCTAGTGCGATCGATTGTTCGAAGGATTTTTCTTTAACATTCCTGGTAGGGGTAGGGGGTAGGGGGTAGGGGGTGGTAAAAGTGGACGAGCCGTTTACCTAAGATAAACAGAAACGCGTATGCGTGCGCGTTGTTTATTAAATTATCAGCAAAGTGCTTATAAGAATTAATCGAGGACAAACATACGTAACTAGTACGTACACTTTGTGCACCTGAGATTTTCTCTGCGATCGTACAGCAACCAACGGTTTACCTATACATTGTGCTCGCGGTGCCGATGATAAAGAGAAATGCTGCCTAGAAAGCAGGTCTTGACTGAATCTAGGCCACCCTGATGGCGCGTGCACATTCTCCACAATTTTACTGTTCCTTCTCTCGGCCTTGCCGCGTTCGTAACCATCGAGAGAACTGCACCTTTTCTCTTCTCTTCTAGTCCTCCCTCTCTTTGCCGCCTCTCTATCCCTTCCATTGCATCTCCGTTTCTCTCTCCCTTCCTATTTTTTCTTAGAATGATTCAAGGATCgagttccggaggaggaccggcTACAACCAAGATAAAAACGAACGTTTGAATCATTCTTCGCTATCGATAATATCGTCAGGCATATTTAAAAAGTCGCGGGTATTTCTTAACGATTTATCGTTGACAAGATCAATTACCATCGATCGCGACACGGTGAAACGCCTAAAAAGTCTGGGCAAAACGCGTCGAGAGAGATTAGGAATCGTAGGAAGAGATCGAAAGAATCGGTTTTACGTTATCGGTGACGGTATAGCCTGCTAACGGGAAGAGATTAATCGAAAATTGGAGGATTATAATCGCGTAGCGTCTTTAAAAGAAAACCTCGAAGAGATCGACGATTTTCTCGAGAGGCCGCGAGCGGAATCGCGTGTATATGACTGACAGTGGGGCGATCGAGAGCGACCTAGAAAGGTTTCAAAAGACATTTTCCCGTTCACCCACGTATAAAGCTGCCCTCTCGCCGCAAAAGCATAGAGCCACATAACGTGAAACCTCGTATAATAATTGTGGTGGCAGAAGGGAGGAAGGAGGGAGAAGAATGAAAAAAGTGCTCGTACAAGTGCTAAGAACAGAGACGGAAGAAATGACAGGTAATGGACGCAAAGGAAGACAGAAAAGAAAGAGAACGCGGATAAATGTATATTTCTAGATAGGCTATACATACTGTGCACGTATACGTGGAtaagcgcgcgcgcgcgcgtgtgtgtgcgtgtggtACGACGACCGCGCGCGCATAGGAACAACGGAAAGTACGGAGCATAATACGGAGAAAACGCTGGTAAAAGGAAAGAGGCCTCTCTGGCTGCCTTTCCAATCGAATCGAACGCCCCTCTCGCCTTTGTCATTTTCTCTTTGTCCCCGTTTTCAGCTCGCCGTTCTCTCGGACAGTTCTCTTCCATTTTTCTCTATTTTCTATCTGTCTTCTCCGACGCGACTCGGTCTGACTCAGCAACGGAAGAAGAGTGGAAGGAGACGAGGCAAGAAATTTCTCTTGCTTCGCTCGAACTCCTCTTCTTCCTCCCTTCACCCTTTGACTTCCCTCGTAGCATCCTGTCTACCACCCTAACCTCGGTTCTTTCTTGCGTTTCGATCTGCCTCTACCCACCGTTTCCTTCTCCTTCCTGCCTCCTTGCCTCCCCTTCCTTGGCTCTCTCCTTCCTCGCGTCCACCTCCACCTCCAcctccacatccacctccacccCCGCCGTCACCACGTTCACCTCCATAGCCACCTCCACCGTGGTCTTCCTTCTTCTCCACCAACTCCTCCGCTcgctcgttcgttcgttcgtcgtcgtcgtcgtcgtcgtcgtcgtcggcgtCGTCTCCTGCTTCGCCTTCGTCCCCTCTTACTCCCTCGAGCCGCTCTTTTCCGCTGGCAACCCTCTTGCCTTTCTCTCCCTACTCTCTTCCTCGTTCCTCGTCCCGCTCCGCACATCCTGTTTCTTTAATACGACCGAGACGGGAGGGGAAAAAGGAAAGACAGACAAAGACAGATGGTGTAGGGGATACAGAAGAACAAGACGCGAGAGGGAACTTTGTTGCTCGATTTTTCTCGCGCTTTTTTGTTCGATGTTACTTACGTAAAAAGCTTCTATATTTAAATCAATTATAATTCGCGCGGTTCGTGCacgttttcttttttctctcgCGCGCGATCGATCGAgagggtaatttttaaaaaaaactgAACCGAAGTGAACGTGGAATGAACGAACGCTGGATGTTCCGAGACTGGTAAAAGGAGAAAGGTAGTTTCCATCGACGATCGACGGAAAAGAATTACACGGTTTCGCGGTATATACACGAACGTTCATTTCTTATTATTAGACGAGTCTGTAATTGATATTTCGACGGTTGCTGGCTAAATATTTATCTTTATCGAACGTACGAACGTGGTCTCGcgtttgtaaaaataaaatgttcGTTCGTCCCGCTCCTTTCCGTTGCTGTCTCAAAAAAAGCAGTTTCGCCTCCTCTTCTTTCTCTCGCCAACCTTTTCCCTGCTGTTCCTTCTTTTTCTCCCCTCAGATATTCTCGCTCGCGTTCCCCTTATCTCCGGAGTTTCTCATTGTCTGAAAGGGCCATCTGTCCCCCGGCTTTTTCATCCTTCGCTTTCATCCCTCCGTTGTACACGAGCACACAAAGAGACTCTCTTATCCGCCGTTCGCCACCCTCTCTTCACCCTTTCTCCGGTTCTACCTTCTTCTCCGTAGCTTCCGTTCGGTCGACTACTCCTGCGCATCCTCGTTGCTCCTTTCTCCTTCCTTGGAGACTTTGCCCAGGCTCCTTTGCCGACCAGACGGAACCACTATCGTGGCAACTATAGAGAGAGTACGCTGGAATAATACTCCGAATTCGAGATTCCAGCGATAACGTCCCGTTATCGTACAGTTATACGCTCTGTATGCTCGTGAAAAATCACATATCCGCGCGTAGTCGAGAgaaacaatcattttttacgacGCGAACGACAATTTTTCCCATAATCATCTATCCAAATGAGAATAAAAAAAACTTATGCAccctcgaaactacatagagagAAAAAAGATCCCTCTAGGCGAGCCACGTGCGACCTTGGGCAAGTCCACGTCACCCTCTTACGTTGCACCCTCCGAAGGGACGGAACCCTGATCACGTGGATCTCGGGGGTGGTTTTCAACCCTCGTTTATCCTTGCTCCATAAGAATGGAATAGAGAGGAGTATAGCGCGGCGGACGATGGACGATGAATAGTGAGACAAGCTACGATCGAATGTTGTTAAACTCT
It encodes the following:
- the LOC143341872 gene encoding uncharacterized protein LOC143341872 isoform X29, with product MEDDQQFCLRWNNHQSTLIQNFDTLLESGTLVDCTLAAEGKYLKAHKVVLSACSPYFEGLLSEHYDKHPVFILKDVKFKELKAMMDYMYRGEVNISQDQLAALLKAAESLQIKGLSESKTGGSSKTDTRQQKVVPQATAPSLDIPHASSGLTIEKNKVPRQVMAQGSVGDLPEESGSPQLPKGLSSREGSQSPTSRKRKRFRRRSVGEDTIENHEASNSSDLPQQMGVPALGIAPVADEKVHADPTDSLGRSALMTQLTKPADEMLQLPLEKPEPNDSLIEPKSEYLEDPEESVEDLTLDDDMNDLNEMEQDNNRAGPSHDPSQHPAGIGAWHVTGDRSNAGGVVGSVAGAPGTTDEVFLAAQEAAQAHRDSQGYYNEWYSYCPWNVKPFQCLNCPNNYSTKVHLKRHVVSACNGKEPRYKCPYCPYKSRYPSDTYKHVKRIHEYQVVFAIDVQNQKNYFPKDNNAV
- the LOC143341872 gene encoding uncharacterized protein LOC143341872 isoform X18 — protein: MEDDQQFCLRWNNHQSTLIQNFDTLLESGTLVDCTLAAEGKYLKAHKVVLSACSPYFEGLLSEHYDKHPVFILKDVKFKELKAMMDYMYRGEVNISQDQLAALLKAAESLQIKGLSESKTGGSSKTDTRQQKVVPQATAPSLDIPHASSGLTIEKNKVPRQVMAQGSVGDLPEESGSPQLPKGLSSREGSQSPTSRKRKRFRRRSVGEDTIENHEASNSSDLPQQMGVPALGIAPVADEKVHADPTDSLGRSALMTQLTKPADEMLQLPLEKPEPNDSLIEPKSEYLEDPEESVEDLTLDDDMNDLNEMEQDNNRAGPSHDPSQHPAGIGAWHVTGDRSNAGGVVGSVAGAPGTTDEVFLAAQEAAQAHRDSQGSGRRVVLRAQIESSAAFSKTKKFPCPNCPTAFGQKPSLTRHLKYECRQEPRFQCPYCQQRSKKTSDIYAHIRRKHANLRVFVIDIHGDATQHLSNAYRVDWF
- the LOC143341872 gene encoding uncharacterized protein LOC143341872 isoform X12; the encoded protein is MEDDQQFCLRWNNHQSTLIQNFDTLLESGTLVDCTLAAEGKYLKAHKVVLSACSPYFEGLLSEHYDKHPVFILKDVKFKELKAMMDYMYRGEVNISQDQLAALLKAAESLQIKGLSESKTGGSSKTDTRQQKVVPQATAPSLDIPHASSGLTIEKNKVPRQVMAQGSVGDLPEESGSPQLPKGLSSREGSQSPTSRKRKRFRRRSVGEDTIENHEASNSSDLPQQMGVPALGIAPVADEKVHADPTDSLGRSALMTQLTKPADEMLQLPLEKPEPNDSLIEPKSEYLEDPEESVEDLTLDDDMNDLNEMEQDNNRAGPSHDPSQHPAGIGAWHVTGDRSNAGGVVGSVAGAPGTTDEVFLAAQEAAQAHRDSQGSLKQYPDPELSKRKYVCEYCHKPFTHSRFLNKHRNNYCYFNPRSMFYKTKASRPYVCVLCGASYSKQSSLKSHIRFDCGKTQKCDCCGKTFLHSSSLRKHKVQCCFDENE
- the LOC143341872 gene encoding uncharacterized protein LOC143341872 isoform X14, whose product is MEDDQQFCLRWNNHQSTLIQNFDTLLESGTLVDCTLAAEGKYLKAHKVVLSACSPYFEGLLSEHYDKHPVFILKDVKFKELKAMMDYMYRGEVNISQDQLAALLKAAESLQIKGLSESKTGGSSKTDTRQQKVVPQATAPSLDIPHASSGLTIEKNKVPRQVMAQGSVGDLPEESGSPQLPKGLSSREGSQSPTSRKRKRFRRRSVGEDTIENHEASNSSDLPQQMGVPALGIAPVADEKVHADPTDSLGRSALMTQLTKPADEMLQLPLEKPEPNDSLIEPKSEYLEDPEESVEDLTLDDDMNDLNEMEQDNNRAGPSHDPSQHPAGIGAWHVTGDRSNAGGVVGSVAGAPGTTDEVFLAAQEAAQAHRDSQEPMYLAPHQMETNVCWSYSPRGRTFSPTDVHHAQKFPCGNCHSVFNRKSNLEYHLQYECGPSPRFNCPYCVYRTRHPWDVRAHVRRTHPGNAVYVVDMSKIEVPQHS
- the LOC143341872 gene encoding uncharacterized protein LOC143341872 isoform X3, whose protein sequence is MEDDQQFCLRWNNHQSTLIQNFDTLLESGTLVDCTLAAEGKYLKAHKVVLSACSPYFEGLLSEHYDKHPVFILKDVKFKELKAMMDYMYRGEVNISQDQLAALLKAAESLQIKGLSESKTGGSSKTDTRQQKVVPQATAPSLDIPHASSGLTIEKNKVPRQVMAQGSVGDLPEESGSPQLPKGLSSREGSQSPTSRKRKRFRRRSVGEDTIENHEASNSSDLPQQMGVPALGIAPVADEKVHADPTDSLGRSALMTQLTKPADEMLQLPLEKPEPNDSLIEPKSEYLEDPEESVEDLTLDDDMNDLNEMEQDNNRAGPSHDPSQHPAGIGAWHVTGDRSNAGGVVGSVAGAPGTTDEVFLAAQEAAQAHRDSQESGVREQDRAASEFQDATRSHSCNCCGKSFTRASFLQAHMNYRCYLNPQSQSNKAGRVGRFACNICGASYSRQNNLMWHVRHECGKLQKCAHCGKTFLHRTSLYKHKNRYCPFRHIVDKLAKSDTNDLTALEIDSNMKNELALDPLDF
- the LOC143341872 gene encoding uncharacterized protein LOC143341872 isoform X5 codes for the protein MEDDQQFCLRWNNHQSTLIQNFDTLLESGTLVDCTLAAEGKYLKAHKVVLSACSPYFEGLLSEHYDKHPVFILKDVKFKELKAMMDYMYRGEVNISQDQLAALLKAAESLQIKGLSESKTGGSSKTDTRQQKVVPQATAPSLDIPHASSGLTIEKNKVPRQVMAQGSVGDLPEESGSPQLPKGLSSREGSQSPTSRKRKRFRRRSVGEDTIENHEASNSSDLPQQMGVPALGIAPVADEKVHADPTDSLGRSALMTQLTKPADEMLQLPLEKPEPNDSLIEPKSEYLEDPEESVEDLTLDDDMNDLNEMEQDNNRAGPSHDPSQHPAGIGAWHVTGDRSNAGGVVGSVAGAPGTTDEVFLAAQEAAQAHRDSQASIRDCNVGEYRCNFCNCPYPSQSHLKRHLTRGCFMDPSFRIEERRTMNRAESRNYVCPKCSQGYKNRRTLVTHLRIACGREPKFHCPYCGLRSKRGTNIYAHIRRKHKGEDLFLIVDQNDC
- the LOC143341872 gene encoding uncharacterized protein LOC143341872 isoform X35, with the translated sequence MEDDQQFCLRWNNHQSTLIQNFDTLLESGTLVDCTLAAEGKYLKAHKVVLSACSPYFEGLLSEHYDKHPVFILKDVKFKELKAMMDYMYRGEVNISQDQLAALLKAAESLQIKGLSESKTGGSSKTDTRQQKVVPQATAPSLDIPHASSGLTIEKNKVPRQVMAQGSVGDLPEESGSPQLPKGLSSREGSQSPTSRKRKRFRRRSVGEDTIENHEASNSSDLPQQMGVPALGIAPVADEKVHADPTDSLGRSALMTQLTKPADEMLQLPLEKPEPNDSLIEPKSEYLEDPEESVEDLTLDDDMNDLNEMEQDNNRAGPSHDPSQHPAGIGAWHVTGDRSNAGGVVGSVAGAPGTTDEVFLAAQEAAQAHRDSQVFRSMGSSSINDRQFCCPNCTSGFPRWRGLREHLLYQCGQPPRFQCPYCNHRSKLISNLYKHVRCKHRGQSVWYIDLKQQEHYQRYSI